GTATTATTAATGCTCTAATCATATGGCGTGGAATTAATATGCCCCCGCATTGTCATTTGCCACTTGCCACTCTTTCAACGGAGGATCCACCAAATACTTTGAAAACGAAGAAAATGACACATGCAAAGTTTCCAAATTTTCACCTGCATCCTGttcacattattattattattattatataggGTAAATCTTAAATTGTTCCCtcgaaaaatgataattataaatttctattataataaaaaaaataaagatagattaataaaaattattattattatcttgaaaaagaaaaaaaattaaaaattgccgagaaaaaaaaaaccacctCACTTTCACTTCGTGAATCTTTTTTTACCACATTAAAATGGTGTTGAATTCATAATCATAACTGTCCTTGGTCAGCTTCTGCTTTTGGTGAGTGTGACACAAAAGGTAACCCTTTTACTTCAACTTCAAGGATCATCATCATTCACCATCATTAAACAACTAATCCAATCAAAACATTACACAACTTTTCTATAtctcatttactttttttttttttttttcaatacaCATAATTTACGTTTTTTCagaataacaaacaaaaatatgtagtaataaacaataataataataataatatgaacaACACTAAGGCCTTGGCTTTCTACCATAAGCTTGCTTGCACACAGAGTAAGATTTTTGGGAAGGAGAACACAGCTGAGAAGAAACTGGACATCCCTGTAGACAATTATCCCCCAGTCTACCGGCGACCGGCACGTCACCACTGAAAAATCCTATCGGTGCTTTACCAATCAAGAAGTTCCCATCCAGAAACAGCCTCTTCAAAGACTTCTTGTGACTGAACTCCAATGGGATACCGCCGCGTAATCGGTTGTAACGCATCGACAGAGACGACAGCATCGGATAATCAGCGAAATTCACGGGCAAGTACCCTTGGATCTTGTTGAACCCCAGATCAACCGCCACCAGGTCGCTTCTGCCATCCACTGGCTTCGAGATCCCGACGCGTGTCAAGGTGTTATTGGATAGGTTAACTTGCTGGAGTGCTGGCAACAGGAAGAACCACGCTTCAAGTGTCCCGGTGAACGAGTTTTCGCTGAGTTCGATAACTTCCAGCTGAGTTAATCCGTCAAAGGAGTTCTTTGTAATAACCCCAGATAAAACATTGTTCTTCAGAGCTAGCTCTGAGAGATTTGGCGGCAGCTTTGGTAATGAACCGGTGAGCTTGTTGTAACTCAGATCGAGTCTTCTCAAACTCGACatcaaaaatgtgttttttgGGAGAGACCCGGATAGAGAATTATAAGAAAGGTCTAAAGAATCGAGATTTTTGAGCTGGGTGAGTGAGTCGGGGACTGAGCTGGAGAACGAGTTGGAGCGGAGGGTCAACATTTGGAGATTTGAGAGGGAGGAAATGGAAGCTGGGATCGGACCAAAGAAGTAGTTATCAGAGAGGTCAAGGATGGTGAGTTGGGTGAGTTGGGATATGAGAGGGGTGAGTTGGCCGGAGTAGCCGGCAGGGTCAAGGGTGAGTTGGGTGACACGGGTTGAGTCAGACGAGCAGAGGAGGCCGCAGGTGAAGTGGGTTCGGCGGGGGAGGGCACATGGGTCGGTGGCTGTGAAGTCCCATGAGGCTAAACAGGACCAAGGCTGGATTGAGCTTGGCTTTATTGaggctttgaatgctttgagAGCTGATATGTCTTGTGGAGAAGTTAGAGCTACGGCTAAagaaatttgaacaataacaAGAAGGAAGCATGATGCAgcgtttgagattgaagagagtttcatgtttgtgaaaaaaaaaattggtgggTTTCGGGTTAATTGGAATTTGAGTGTTTTTACGTTTGTGgggtttaatttataacttttattaCGTATGTGGGGTGGAAAGCACTGAACGTTGGAGTTTGGTTGGTCAATGCATAGACCGATACATGTCCATGCcgagatattttatttgtgaataCGAAGTGGGTCGTTTACTCGTTTACACTCTCTTTTGATGGCTAATGCATGTCTTCTGTTTGTTTAGAATTTAGTTTGGGCGAATATAGTTTTTAAGCGAAATCactttaaattgatttaattttatatttatataaaaaaaaaattattatatatttattaaaattatatttaatatatattattaattattaattttatatttataatttttttcacatcaattgtaatttaaaaattataatatctcAGTGCTagacaaaatttaaaacaatttttaatttcacgTTAACATAATCCAGTAACGAGGAGAATATTCAAAATCTTGTGAGAAGTGTTTATTAGAACAAAATGTgtgtataatataatatctttaaaaaGTTGTAGTAATTCAAATCTTGATTAAAAGATTGTTGATTTAGATTAGAGATCTTGGattctaaattaaaacttgTGCACATAGAGAGTGAATGCTTCAAGATTTTGGCTTAGATATTTGTATGAATAgtgatagagagagagaagcacGAGAGAGAGACGAGAGAattttgctctctctctctacccaCTTATTCTCTCTCTACCTCTTTCTTCATTCTTTCTCTCGTACTTCTCTACACCAAACACTAATGATGACAATCAAATCACAACAATAAGtgcaaatttaatatttatttttatgatcaCACGATCATCAACAATACTCCAACGTTAATTAGTTCCAACGTAGCCGGACGCTTATTTAGCTAGAAGAGAATTAGTTGCTTGTGTTTTACTCATTTGCTAATGCTGCATGATTCCTCGCAAAGGCTCGTAGCTTTTGTGTGTCTGAAActcagaatttttttaattgaaacattGATTGTCTCAGTCTCACTACTCGCTCCGGAATAATTTGGTGGGCAATTTTGGTTCAGCGGAATCAATGCTTCAGTTGTTACAGGATACGCACCAGTTgcagatttattattttattatataccACAAACTATATGTTCAGAGTAGTAACTACAAATGATATCaacttgtttttattttataacaaattagATTAGCATAACAGCAGTTGTCTCAAATAACTGTGTATGAAAAATAGGAAGAGCTAGCTGTCACGTTCTAACGTATAAACCTTCCTATTTAATATGCTATGGTCCCCTTTGTCTTCTACAATGTTAACATGCAAAGactttttaacagaaaaac
This window of the Citrus sinensis cultivar Valencia sweet orange chromosome 8, DVS_A1.0, whole genome shotgun sequence genome carries:
- the LOC102611612 gene encoding putative leucine-rich repeat receptor-like serine/threonine-protein kinase At2g24130 — its product is MKLSSISNAASCFLLVIVQISLAVALTSPQDISALKAFKASIKPSSIQPWSCLASWDFTATDPCALPRRTHFTCGLLCSSDSTRVTQLTLDPAGYSGQLTPLISQLTQLTILDLSDNYFFGPIPASISSLSNLQMLTLRSNSFSSSVPDSLTQLKNLDSLDLSYNSLSGSLPKNTFLMSSLRRLDLSYNKLTGSLPKLPPNLSELALKNNVLSGVITKNSFDGLTQLEVIELSENSFTGTLEAWFFLLPALQQVNLSNNTLTRVGISKPVDGRSDLVAVDLGFNKIQGYLPVNFADYPMLSSLSMRYNRLRGGIPLEFSHKKSLKRLFLDGNFLIGKAPIGFFSGDVPVAGRLGDNCLQGCPVSSQLCSPSQKSYSVCKQAYGRKPRP